A part of Corynebacterium mustelae genomic DNA contains:
- the purT gene encoding formate-dependent phosphoribosylglycinamide formyltransferase yields the protein MYKPKTVGTPLSPNAIRVMLLGSGELGKEIAIAFQRLGVEVHAVDRYENAPAHQVSHFGYTVDMTDGAAIKELVDFVDPHFIVPELEALNTNTLAHLEEEGRTVVPTAKATQLTMNREGIRRLASEKLGIPTSAYWFASTEAEFHEAVAHAGFPCVAKPSMSSSGKGQSVLQGPEDIPKAWNTAQHDGRNPSKTVMVERFVNFDFEITLLTIRSIDPQSGELATWFCEPIGHRQLSGDYVESWQPMPLSPTALDAARSIAARITNALGGRGVFGVELFIAGDEVYFSEVSPRPHDTGMVTLATQRFDQFALHARAILGLPIDVTCTSPGASAVIYGGVDATAVGYTGLADALAIPETDIRLFGKPESFAYRRMGVALSTADDVTTAKARAKAAAGSIQVVAN from the coding sequence ATGTATAAACCGAAAACCGTCGGAACCCCGCTCAGCCCGAACGCTATCCGGGTCATGTTGCTAGGTTCCGGCGAACTAGGCAAGGAGATCGCCATCGCCTTCCAACGCCTCGGCGTGGAGGTGCACGCGGTCGACCGTTACGAAAACGCTCCCGCCCACCAAGTCTCCCACTTTGGTTATACGGTCGATATGACAGACGGTGCTGCTATCAAAGAACTTGTGGACTTTGTTGACCCGCACTTTATCGTGCCGGAACTAGAAGCCCTCAATACCAACACGTTGGCTCACTTGGAAGAAGAAGGGCGGACTGTCGTCCCCACGGCCAAAGCTACCCAATTAACCATGAACCGGGAGGGCATTAGGCGGTTAGCTTCGGAAAAACTTGGCATTCCTACCTCCGCTTACTGGTTTGCCAGCACCGAAGCGGAATTCCACGAGGCGGTTGCTCACGCTGGGTTTCCGTGTGTGGCTAAACCTAGCATGAGCTCCAGCGGCAAAGGTCAAAGCGTATTACAAGGCCCGGAAGATATTCCCAAAGCATGGAATACTGCCCAGCATGACGGTCGAAACCCCAGCAAGACGGTGATGGTGGAACGGTTCGTCAATTTTGACTTCGAGATCACTCTGCTGACAATTCGCTCGATCGACCCACAAAGCGGCGAATTGGCCACCTGGTTTTGTGAACCCATTGGGCACCGGCAATTAAGCGGCGATTATGTGGAATCGTGGCAACCGATGCCGTTAAGCCCCACCGCGCTTGATGCCGCCCGCTCCATCGCGGCCCGGATCACTAATGCGCTCGGTGGGCGCGGTGTTTTTGGCGTTGAACTATTCATCGCGGGGGACGAGGTGTATTTTTCCGAAGTCTCGCCCCGGCCACACGACACCGGCATGGTCACCTTGGCAACCCAACGCTTCGACCAATTTGCCCTGCATGCCCGCGCCATCCTCGGCTTGCCTATCGACGTCACGTGTACCAGCCCTGGTGCGTCAGCTGTGATTTACGGTGGGGTAGATGCAACCGCTGTAGGCTACACCGGACTTGCCGATGCACTCGCTATCCCCGAAACCGACATCCGATTATTTGGCAAACCCGAATCCTTTGCTTATCGACGCATGGGCGTGGCACTGTCGACCGCCGACGATGTTACAACGGCAAAAGCCCGCGCCAAAGCGGCAGCGGGCAGTATCCAGGTAGTAGCAAACTAG
- a CDS encoding adenylosuccinate synthase, giving the protein MAAIVIVGAQWGDEGKGKATDILGGVVDYVVKPNGGNNAGHTVVVGGEKYELKLLPAGVLSENATPILGNGVVINLEALFDEIDGLESRGADASRLRISANAHLVAPYHQILDRVQERFLGKRAIGTTGRGIGPTYADKVSRVGIRVQDVFDESILRQKIESALDIKNQILVKMYNRQAIVADEIVDYFLSYADRLKPMMIDAELELNKALDAGKHVLMEGGQATMLDVDHGTYPFVTSSNPTAGGACVGSGIGPTRITSSLGIIKAYTTRVGAGPFPTELFDKWGEFLQVTGGEVGVNTGRKRRCGWYDSVIARYASRVNGFTDLFLTKLDVLTGIGEIPICVAYDVDGVRYDEMPLTQSEFHHAVPIYETMPAWEEDITGCTSFEELPDKAQAYVRRLEELSGCRISYIGVGPGRDQTIVIHDVMAN; this is encoded by the coding sequence ATGGCAGCAATAGTGATTGTCGGTGCCCAATGGGGCGACGAAGGCAAAGGAAAAGCCACCGACATCCTCGGCGGTGTGGTTGACTATGTGGTCAAACCCAACGGTGGTAACAACGCCGGCCATACCGTTGTTGTCGGCGGCGAAAAATACGAATTGAAACTCCTGCCGGCCGGTGTGCTCTCTGAAAATGCCACCCCCATTCTTGGTAATGGCGTGGTGATTAACCTTGAGGCGCTTTTCGACGAAATAGATGGTCTCGAATCACGCGGTGCGGATGCGTCCCGGCTCCGGATCTCCGCAAACGCACACCTTGTTGCGCCATACCATCAAATACTTGACCGAGTACAGGAGCGGTTTTTAGGAAAACGCGCCATCGGCACCACTGGTCGCGGTATCGGCCCAACCTATGCGGATAAGGTTTCGCGAGTAGGCATTCGGGTACAGGACGTATTCGACGAGTCGATCCTGCGCCAGAAGATCGAATCCGCACTTGACATAAAAAACCAAATCTTGGTGAAGATGTATAACCGGCAAGCGATAGTCGCCGACGAGATCGTTGACTACTTCCTCTCCTACGCCGACCGCTTAAAACCCATGATGATCGACGCTGAGCTGGAACTTAATAAGGCTCTTGATGCTGGCAAGCACGTCCTCATGGAAGGCGGCCAAGCTACAATGCTGGACGTCGACCACGGCACCTACCCATTTGTCACCTCATCCAACCCCACTGCGGGTGGCGCCTGTGTCGGCTCCGGCATTGGTCCAACCCGGATTACGAGTTCTTTGGGGATTATCAAGGCATATACCACCCGGGTGGGGGCGGGTCCATTCCCAACTGAACTTTTCGACAAATGGGGCGAATTTCTCCAGGTTACCGGCGGTGAAGTCGGTGTGAATACCGGCCGGAAACGGCGGTGCGGTTGGTACGATTCCGTGATTGCCCGCTACGCAAGCCGCGTCAACGGCTTCACGGACCTATTCTTAACCAAGCTGGACGTGCTCACTGGTATTGGGGAAATCCCTATTTGCGTCGCCTACGATGTTGATGGCGTGCGTTATGACGAAATGCCACTGACCCAATCAGAATTTCACCATGCGGTTCCCATTTATGAAACCATGCCAGCGTGGGAGGAAGACATCACCGGCTGCACTAGCTTTGAAGAGCTTCCGGATAAAGCCCAAGCCTACGTGCGCCGGTTGGAGGAACTTTCCGGCTGTCGAATCTCCTACATTGGTGTAGGGCCAGGCCGCGATCAGACCATAGTAATTCATGACGTGATGGCCAACTAA
- a CDS encoding type III secretion system chaperone family protein, protein MSELTEPFTIDRVADYLRAQDYNFTTDQDGDIFTGFDENNFVLVATGKMREIYVVRATWKVTAPIDARGKLVEICNDWNREKLWPKAYVTVDDEGMVRVHAETNTDLEHGVGDRQLAQFTDCGIATALQLFNRLDEEFPDTRFS, encoded by the coding sequence ATGAGCGAATTGACCGAGCCGTTCACCATCGACCGGGTAGCGGATTACTTACGGGCGCAAGATTATAATTTCACTACAGACCAGGACGGCGATATTTTTACCGGGTTCGACGAAAACAACTTTGTTTTGGTGGCTACCGGAAAAATGCGGGAAATTTACGTGGTTCGTGCAACGTGGAAAGTAACAGCACCTATTGATGCACGGGGGAAATTAGTAGAGATCTGCAACGACTGGAATCGGGAGAAGTTGTGGCCCAAAGCCTATGTCACCGTCGATGACGAAGGCATGGTGCGGGTGCACGCCGAAACAAATACCGATCTAGAGCACGGGGTGGGTGACCGGCAGTTAGCTCAGTTTACTGACTGTGGTATCGCCACAGCGTTGCAGCTGTTTAACCGGCTCGATGAGGAATTCCCGGACACCCGGTTCTCCTAA
- a CDS encoding FUSC family protein: protein MPKATKNTATRIKTRIEEGWHRLNEGWLYIIQAAVAAGLSYWVAAHLVGNPDPFFAPMATIIVLSTTGGERFRRALELVVGVSLGVGIGDLMIAFIGSGVWQIAVAVAVAIAFGRFLDKGVLVANQAAFASVLIATILPPGTSGGTDRMLDAFIGGLVGLAVIAVFPESPLKQGRKEISMLMGVTSQVLDQVAFALKTGDTEAIRTALQEARGTQGGINNMIAAAKAGAENLTVSPLLWRQRPKIRSLMRILNPVDNAIRNTRVLARRALVLSEDKDTVSTEQVAIIAELADVSLRLQELFSGGEDAHKEMPELIKRLRVLGNQARLEVAEGKVLSAQMILGQSRSIIVDLLQICGLSRRSAVAILRPTSEHPCQPPELWDHDGSVAD, encoded by the coding sequence ATGCCGAAAGCCACAAAGAACACAGCCACCCGTATTAAAACCCGAATTGAGGAAGGCTGGCACCGCCTGAATGAAGGGTGGCTGTATATCATCCAAGCCGCTGTTGCCGCAGGCTTATCCTATTGGGTAGCAGCACACCTGGTGGGAAACCCAGACCCGTTCTTCGCCCCCATGGCTACCATCATCGTGCTTTCCACCACTGGTGGTGAACGATTCCGCCGCGCGCTGGAATTAGTTGTCGGGGTAAGCCTCGGGGTAGGAATTGGCGACCTGATGATAGCCTTCATTGGGTCAGGGGTTTGGCAGATAGCAGTCGCGGTCGCCGTGGCCATCGCATTTGGCAGGTTCCTAGACAAAGGAGTGCTGGTGGCAAATCAAGCCGCCTTTGCCTCGGTGCTGATTGCCACAATCCTGCCACCTGGAACAAGCGGTGGAACGGACCGGATGCTGGATGCCTTCATTGGCGGTCTGGTGGGGCTTGCAGTTATCGCTGTGTTTCCAGAGTCGCCGTTAAAACAAGGGCGCAAGGAAATATCCATGCTTATGGGGGTAACATCCCAGGTCTTAGACCAAGTGGCCTTCGCACTTAAAACCGGCGACACCGAGGCGATTCGTACTGCGCTGCAGGAGGCGCGCGGTACCCAGGGTGGCATTAACAACATGATCGCGGCGGCTAAAGCAGGTGCGGAAAACCTCACAGTCAGCCCACTGCTGTGGCGGCAACGCCCGAAAATTCGTTCCTTGATGCGTATTCTCAACCCAGTGGATAACGCGATCCGCAATACCCGAGTCTTGGCGCGCCGGGCATTGGTGCTATCCGAGGATAAAGACACAGTATCGACCGAGCAGGTCGCGATTATAGCGGAGCTTGCCGACGTTTCCCTGCGGCTACAGGAATTATTCAGCGGTGGGGAAGATGCACACAAAGAAATGCCGGAACTTATCAAGCGGTTGCGGGTATTGGGTAACCAGGCTCGGCTGGAAGTGGCGGAGGGCAAGGTGCTGTCTGCGCAAATGATCTTGGGGCAATCCAGGTCCATCATTGTGGACTTGCTTCAGATATGTGGCTTGTCTAGACGCAGTGCGGTGGCAATTCTCCGGCCAACGTCAGAGCATCCATGCCAACCGCCAGAGCTGTGGGATCATGACGGGAGCGTGGCGGACTAG
- the fbaA gene encoding class II fructose-bisphosphate aldolase, with protein sequence MPIATPEVYNEMLDRAKAGGFAFPAINCTSSETINAALRGFAEAESDGIIQFSTGGAEFGSGLSVKNKVAGACALAAFAHEAAKHYNINVALHTDHCQKEVLDEYVRPLIAISQERVDRGELPLFQSHMWDGSAIPIDENLVIAQELLEKARKANIILEVEIGVVGGEEDGVEAKAGANLYTSPEDFAKTIDAIGTGENGRYLLAATFGNVHGVYKPGNVKLRPEVLLEGQKVAREKLGLGDDALPFDFVFHGGSGSEKEKIEEALRYGVIKMNVDTDTQYAFTRPIAGHMFTNYDGVLKIDGEVGNKKTYDPRSYLKLAEQGMAERIVEACQDLHSVGTTLSK encoded by the coding sequence ATGCCAATCGCAACTCCTGAGGTTTACAACGAGATGCTCGATCGCGCCAAGGCAGGCGGCTTTGCCTTCCCGGCGATTAACTGCACTTCTTCTGAAACCATTAACGCAGCGCTTCGTGGTTTCGCGGAGGCAGAATCCGACGGTATCATCCAGTTCTCTACCGGTGGTGCAGAGTTCGGTTCCGGCTTGTCCGTCAAGAATAAGGTGGCAGGTGCCTGTGCCCTTGCCGCATTCGCGCACGAAGCCGCAAAGCACTACAACATCAACGTGGCACTGCATACCGACCACTGCCAGAAGGAAGTGCTTGACGAGTACGTCCGGCCGCTGATCGCCATCTCCCAGGAGCGCGTAGACCGGGGCGAACTGCCGCTGTTCCAGTCCCACATGTGGGATGGTTCTGCAATCCCAATCGATGAAAACCTTGTCATCGCTCAGGAACTTCTTGAGAAAGCCCGCAAAGCTAACATCATTCTTGAGGTTGAAATTGGTGTTGTTGGTGGCGAAGAGGACGGCGTTGAAGCAAAGGCAGGCGCTAACCTGTACACCTCCCCGGAAGACTTCGCCAAGACCATTGATGCGATCGGAACCGGTGAAAACGGCCGCTACCTGCTAGCCGCTACTTTCGGCAACGTCCACGGGGTATATAAGCCAGGCAACGTGAAGCTTCGCCCTGAGGTCTTGTTGGAAGGCCAGAAGGTCGCACGTGAGAAGCTTGGCCTGGGCGATGATGCCCTCCCATTCGACTTCGTCTTCCACGGTGGCTCCGGCTCCGAGAAGGAAAAGATCGAAGAAGCACTGCGATACGGTGTTATCAAGATGAACGTCGACACCGACACCCAGTACGCATTTACCCGCCCAATCGCAGGCCACATGTTCACCAACTACGACGGCGTTTTGAAGATCGACGGCGAAGTTGGAAACAAGAAGACCTACGACCCACGCTCTTACCTGAAGCTGGCTGAGCAGGGCATGGCTGAGCGCATCGTCGAAGCATGCCAGGACCTGCACTCTGTAGGCACCACCTTAAGCAAGTAA
- a CDS encoding serine hydrolase, with product MSLITLVSLSACTIPVDRKASISTPASTTTVTLTAPAPHQQLDGTDLAAIVASVEAETGTRVGIAVDGVVAGSILSGPAWSTAKVPISIAALRQSTGHYEAMRSAITTSDNGSAQQLWESLGSGELAAEATNAILREGGDLTTRIQPFVQRDGFSAFGQTQWALIDQSTFAQHLTTIPHAESVFAAMAEIAPDQRYGLGLIPGAQFKGGWGPEPDHGYLVRQFGVIPTLSGPVAVAIIAKADDYATGQTALTALAVKLHSRMK from the coding sequence GTGTCACTAATCACCTTGGTGAGCCTTAGTGCCTGCACGATTCCGGTTGACCGTAAGGCCTCGATAAGCACACCAGCATCCACAACCACCGTGACCCTAACCGCACCGGCACCCCACCAACAATTGGACGGCACCGACCTTGCAGCAATCGTTGCTAGTGTCGAAGCCGAGACAGGTACGCGCGTCGGCATAGCCGTTGATGGAGTGGTCGCGGGCAGCATTCTTAGCGGCCCGGCCTGGTCAACAGCGAAAGTTCCGATTTCCATCGCAGCCCTGCGCCAATCTACCGGGCACTACGAGGCCATGCGCAGCGCCATAACCACCTCGGATAACGGTAGTGCTCAACAACTCTGGGAGTCCTTGGGAAGCGGCGAACTCGCAGCAGAAGCAACCAACGCCATCCTACGGGAAGGCGGCGATTTAACCACTCGAATCCAACCATTTGTCCAACGCGACGGCTTTTCCGCATTTGGGCAAACCCAATGGGCATTGATCGACCAATCCACCTTCGCCCAACACTTAACGACGATCCCCCACGCCGAGTCAGTATTCGCCGCAATGGCAGAGATAGCGCCAGACCAACGTTACGGCTTGGGGCTAATACCCGGCGCGCAGTTCAAAGGCGGCTGGGGGCCAGAACCTGACCACGGCTACCTCGTGAGACAATTCGGGGTGATTCCCACCCTATCTGGCCCAGTCGCCGTCGCGATCATCGCCAAAGCTGACGATTATGCTACCGGGCAAACCGCATTAACCGCGCTGGCAGTCAAGCTGCACTCGCGTATGAAATAG
- a CDS encoding GAP1-N2 domain-containing protein, whose translation MLNGTFSYASFSRRDDRTGGWGVGQRTGVVDENLANNLRKWIPSSIVGGENPGNYPSAEVIARLPRRFAWLPRAEQDLGPQPGFVFYASAQAGQDSTGRPGNVFTFAQVCGEVSMGDYHPAEFMYSPEIPTPFGKTQVDNAEIPAELTVPGPIDQKVVDAFADGWVGDNPLGVHFSQVEPKYRREFVQCIAATISVSRRCVVLACPLPEAALWVAAVACELGLPEDFSFSTYETPERIQSIIHVGCKLSIVPLESAAAVAPVVAHTGALLVRTDEPIPDELYRYREAMSQPASLPQTMALQHLTAPSVEHLANPFFAEDDAVSLTLPSAQSQQLPPTPPPASMAQPNAWVTPLQPDELPTPELLQARELYGRLQQNPGPESFAQMVRAHELLSLTEHLPIRAGFLVLVLLHGLPAHFYGADSVVAVDAAQREEVFEHALRLFGELTTDPAESTAIAHALNETSPLPTHPGIAAVLGELRQRLRAEKPASPTIDAVRQRFINQQSQSIPPMN comes from the coding sequence ATGTTAAACGGTACTTTTAGTTACGCTTCGTTTTCCCGGCGCGATGACCGCACCGGAGGTTGGGGTGTTGGCCAACGCACTGGTGTGGTCGATGAAAATCTGGCTAATAACCTCAGGAAATGGATACCTTCCTCCATTGTTGGTGGGGAGAATCCAGGAAACTATCCATCGGCTGAGGTGATTGCCCGTCTGCCACGTCGGTTCGCGTGGCTGCCTCGGGCGGAACAGGATTTGGGCCCGCAGCCGGGATTCGTTTTCTATGCGTCTGCTCAAGCTGGTCAGGATTCTACGGGTCGACCAGGTAATGTTTTTACTTTCGCCCAGGTTTGTGGCGAAGTCTCCATGGGGGATTATCACCCGGCGGAGTTTATGTATTCGCCGGAAATTCCCACTCCGTTTGGTAAAACTCAGGTGGATAATGCGGAAATTCCTGCTGAGTTGACGGTTCCAGGGCCGATTGACCAAAAAGTGGTGGATGCGTTCGCTGATGGTTGGGTGGGGGATAATCCACTGGGGGTTCATTTTTCGCAGGTGGAACCGAAATACCGGCGAGAATTTGTGCAATGTATTGCCGCCACGATCTCGGTGTCCAGGCGGTGCGTGGTTTTGGCTTGTCCGCTGCCAGAAGCAGCCTTGTGGGTGGCTGCGGTTGCCTGTGAATTAGGGTTGCCGGAGGATTTTAGCTTTTCGACGTACGAAACCCCTGAGCGTATTCAGTCAATCATTCATGTTGGTTGCAAGCTGTCGATTGTTCCGTTGGAATCTGCCGCGGCGGTTGCGCCTGTGGTGGCACACACGGGGGCATTGTTGGTTCGTACAGATGAGCCCATCCCGGATGAACTGTACCGGTATCGGGAGGCAATGAGTCAACCTGCATCATTGCCACAAACGATGGCTTTGCAGCATTTGACGGCTCCTAGTGTCGAGCACTTGGCGAATCCGTTTTTTGCGGAAGACGATGCAGTTTCGCTCACATTGCCGTCTGCACAATCGCAGCAGTTGCCACCAACGCCACCACCTGCGAGCATGGCTCAGCCGAATGCGTGGGTGACGCCGTTACAACCTGACGAATTGCCCACCCCCGAATTGCTTCAAGCGCGGGAGCTCTATGGCAGGTTGCAGCAAAACCCAGGGCCTGAGTCTTTTGCGCAGATGGTTAGGGCACACGAGCTGTTGTCGTTGACAGAACATCTTCCCATCCGGGCTGGGTTTTTGGTGTTGGTGTTACTTCATGGTCTGCCAGCGCATTTTTATGGTGCTGATAGTGTGGTGGCAGTGGATGCGGCGCAGCGTGAAGAGGTTTTTGAGCACGCGTTGCGGTTGTTCGGAGAGCTTACAACCGATCCGGCTGAATCTACCGCAATTGCGCATGCGCTTAATGAAACGTCGCCGTTGCCAACCCATCCTGGCATCGCGGCTGTTTTGGGTGAATTGCGGCAGCGGCTGCGGGCGGAAAAACCAGCATCTCCGACGATTGATGCTGTGCGACAGCGGTTTATCAACCAACAATCACAATCGATTCCCCCGATGAACTAA